Proteins from one Longimicrobium sp. genomic window:
- a CDS encoding S8 family peptidase gives MYRIRNTAVGVLAVAALAACSDTPATPSNQTLIPQNANASASVDPVVPGQVLVKFKDGTNTVAAARMLGTPIQQEGYKHAFQIVSVENGQERAAAARLAADPQVEWAEPNYIRHVDAIDSRLWAFFNPGGLNMSFYNDPNGNTGSIPASYASKLDADMDAIEGIAAGGSPVVISSIDTGVDFNHPEFTGRLIAGCDWYSQAAAGNGSATCSDFTPFDTPDEGHGTHTTGTMAGTTVGVAGITGAGPNVKVYVQRVCGPVGCYSSSIINAIRAAADQPNMVAMNLSLGGTTESQGEKSAISYATSKNVLVIVAAGNSGTSKVGCPACDANAISVSATTWQDALAAYSQYGSGLDISAPGGYCYSNTTEDGCIFSAIVAGYQGGRTYSGPLAGGSYAYMQGTSMSTPQVTGAAAAVASKTGLRGSALRTRLQSTADDLGTAGVDTKFGNGRLNVYRAVTNTTLGAGL, from the coding sequence ATGTACCGCATCCGCAACACGGCCGTCGGCGTGCTCGCCGTCGCCGCGCTGGCCGCCTGCTCCGACACGCCCGCGACTCCGTCGAACCAGACGCTGATCCCGCAGAACGCCAACGCCTCGGCGTCGGTGGACCCGGTGGTGCCCGGGCAGGTGCTGGTGAAGTTCAAGGACGGGACGAACACGGTGGCGGCCGCCCGCATGCTGGGCACGCCGATCCAGCAGGAGGGCTACAAGCACGCCTTCCAGATCGTGTCGGTCGAGAACGGGCAGGAGCGCGCCGCCGCGGCCCGCCTGGCCGCCGACCCGCAGGTGGAGTGGGCCGAGCCCAACTACATCCGCCACGTGGACGCCATCGACAGCCGCCTGTGGGCCTTCTTCAACCCGGGCGGGCTGAACATGTCGTTCTACAACGACCCGAACGGCAACACCGGCTCCATCCCGGCCAGCTACGCCAGCAAGCTCGACGCCGACATGGACGCCATCGAGGGGATCGCGGCGGGCGGCAGCCCGGTGGTGATCAGCTCGATCGACACCGGCGTTGACTTCAACCACCCCGAGTTCACCGGCCGCCTGATCGCCGGCTGCGACTGGTACAGCCAGGCCGCGGCGGGCAACGGCAGCGCCACCTGCAGCGACTTCACGCCGTTCGACACCCCCGACGAGGGCCACGGGACGCACACCACCGGCACCATGGCCGGCACCACGGTGGGCGTGGCCGGCATCACCGGCGCGGGGCCGAACGTGAAGGTGTACGTGCAGCGCGTCTGCGGCCCCGTGGGCTGCTACAGCTCGTCGATCATCAACGCCATCCGCGCCGCGGCCGACCAGCCGAACATGGTGGCGATGAACCTGTCGCTGGGCGGGACCACCGAGAGCCAGGGTGAGAAGAGCGCCATCAGCTACGCCACCAGCAAGAACGTCCTGGTGATCGTGGCCGCCGGCAACAGCGGCACCAGCAAGGTGGGCTGCCCGGCCTGCGATGCCAACGCCATCTCGGTGTCGGCCACCACCTGGCAGGACGCGCTGGCGGCGTACTCGCAGTACGGCAGCGGGCTGGACATCAGCGCCCCCGGCGGGTACTGCTACAGCAACACCACCGAGGACGGCTGCATCTTCAGCGCGATCGTGGCGGGCTACCAGGGCGGCCGCACCTACAGCGGCCCGCTGGCCGGCGGCAGCTACGCCTACATGCAGGGCACCTCGATGTCCACCCCGCAGGTGACGGGTGCCGCCGCCGCGGTCGCCTCGAAGACGGGCCTGCGTGGCAGCGCGCTGCGCACCCGCCTGCAGAGCACCGCCGACGACCTGGGCACCGCCGGCGTGGACACCAAGTTCGGCAACGGCCGCCTGAACGTGTACCGCGCGGTGACCAACACCACGCTGGGCGCCGGGCTGTAA
- a CDS encoding N-acetylmuramoyl-L-alanine amidase: MTVFRPSTLLAVLALAAACKPTPPATGPAPSGPPAPLPYVPLTSGLPPIPAVDAPLAIRLIAPESGQARPRRDSTFLYGTVGTGGAALAINGAQVPVAPNGAFLAYLPVPADGRWTLSAFRNGQRADAVYQYRLAAAAPRATSDTATEAGPATDSAAARPAAPAESEVFATPRTGTVARGGDTLATGSDAVYARPTPAGTYRWFFPRGTRLQLLERRRAQYRVRLDTTVAWIDTVNVRPSADAARVPAIGGPITLAAGAAPELRIPAAFAPFLVTTDSAGVHVTVYGQPGAAELRVATDDFVAGATQDASAPGELRVDVALSRWLWGYKAFYDRDGTLVVRIRRPPRIDAANPLRGIHIVVDPGHPPAGTIGPTGFMEKDANLAIGLRLAERLRAAGAVVSLTRTADVSVDLAARPEQAVRENADLLLSVHNNAFGEEANPFRDHGTSTYWFQPNSAGLASTLDRRIAAVTMIPDLGAKWGNLALVRPTWMPSCLTESLYMPIPEQEAALRDPGFLDRLAEAHIEGIADFLRLRADR; encoded by the coding sequence TTGACCGTCTTCCGTCCATCGACGCTGCTCGCCGTGCTGGCGCTCGCGGCCGCCTGCAAGCCTACGCCACCCGCCACGGGGCCGGCGCCCTCGGGGCCGCCCGCGCCGCTTCCGTACGTGCCGCTGACCTCCGGGCTGCCGCCGATCCCCGCGGTCGACGCGCCGCTCGCCATCCGCCTCATCGCGCCGGAGTCGGGGCAGGCCAGGCCGCGGCGAGACTCGACCTTCCTGTACGGCACGGTGGGGACGGGGGGCGCGGCGCTGGCGATCAACGGCGCGCAGGTGCCGGTGGCGCCGAACGGGGCGTTCCTGGCCTACCTCCCCGTTCCCGCGGACGGACGCTGGACGCTCTCCGCGTTCCGCAACGGCCAGCGCGCGGACGCCGTCTACCAGTACCGCCTGGCCGCGGCCGCGCCGCGCGCCACCTCCGACACCGCCACCGAGGCGGGGCCGGCCACGGACTCGGCCGCCGCGCGCCCTGCCGCGCCGGCCGAGTCGGAGGTGTTCGCCACGCCGCGCACCGGTACGGTCGCCCGCGGCGGCGACACGCTGGCGACGGGTTCGGACGCGGTGTACGCGCGGCCGACGCCGGCGGGGACGTACCGCTGGTTCTTCCCGCGGGGGACGCGGCTGCAGCTGCTGGAGCGGCGGCGCGCGCAGTACCGCGTGCGGCTGGACACCACCGTCGCCTGGATCGACACGGTGAACGTCCGCCCGTCCGCCGACGCGGCGCGGGTCCCGGCGATCGGAGGGCCGATCACGCTGGCGGCCGGGGCAGCGCCGGAGCTGCGCATCCCCGCCGCCTTCGCGCCCTTCCTGGTGACGACGGACAGCGCGGGCGTGCACGTGACCGTCTACGGCCAGCCGGGCGCGGCGGAGCTGCGGGTGGCGACGGACGACTTCGTGGCGGGCGCCACGCAGGACGCCTCCGCGCCGGGAGAGCTGCGGGTGGACGTGGCGCTGTCGCGCTGGCTGTGGGGGTACAAGGCGTTCTACGACCGCGACGGCACGCTGGTGGTGCGCATCCGCCGCCCGCCGCGCATCGACGCGGCCAACCCGCTGCGCGGCATCCACATCGTCGTCGACCCCGGGCATCCGCCCGCGGGCACCATCGGGCCGACGGGGTTCATGGAGAAGGATGCGAACCTGGCCATCGGCCTCCGTCTGGCGGAGCGGCTGCGGGCGGCGGGGGCCGTCGTGAGCCTGACGCGCACGGCGGACGTGTCGGTGGACCTCGCGGCGCGGCCGGAGCAGGCGGTGCGGGAGAACGCGGATCTCCTCCTCTCCGTGCACAACAACGCGTTCGGGGAAGAGGCGAACCCGTTCCGCGACCACGGGACCAGCACCTACTGGTTCCAGCCCAACTCGGCCGGCCTCGCGAGCACGCTGGACCGCCGGATCGCGGCGGTGACGATGATCCCCGACCTGGGCGCCAAGTGGGGTAACCTGGCGCTGGTGCGGCCCACGTGGATGCCGAGCTGCCTGACGGAGTCGCTGTACATGCCGATCCCCGAGCAGGAGGCGGCGCTGCGCGACCCCGGCTTCCTGGACCGCCTCGCCGAGGCGCACATCGAGGGCATCGCCGACTTCCTCCGCCTTCGCGCGGACCGATAG
- the lon gene encoding endopeptidase La: MSERTTLPVLPLRETVVFPGTAVPISAGRPGTLQAIEAALAGDRRMLAVAQKENRDEVEADNLYLVGTVVRIAQVQRGGGGVQLLIHGEHRAMALQYLEGPGGLSAHVREMSDLAPVNAEDPAFIALYRELRDRAAELGKRRGIPPEMLQQFMDGIQEPGQFADLVAFYVEMNTEAKQKLLEVLSVEERLRSLLLIVQRQLALIEAQEEIQQQVQEELGERQREMLLREQMKAIQRELGEEDEGREIEELREKLESLDLSETGHEEAMRELARLERTNPQSAEYQVIRTYLEWITDLPWNLRTEDQLDLNRGEEILNEDHYGLEDVKDRVLEFLAVRQLAARRAEAEVKEEAAAEAGTLAAIDEAAREPGEPIREDPIAAAFRGEPVATAPAAAEVEVPAEEPEESELEKQVREAKARATAKGPILLFAGPPGVGKTSIAKSIARALGRKYVRIALGGVRDEADIRGHRRTYVGAMPGRIVQALKQAKSRNPVILLDEVDKLGVSYQGDPSSALLEVLDPAQNHEFTDHYLGVPFDLSEVLFIATANYAQNIPAPLYDRMEAVEFRGYTEMEKKQIALRYLIPRQLHEAGLAEGELEVSDEALQAVISEYTREAGVRQLEREVGKLARKAARRIASGTVEQVKVDGEVVKELLGRTRVHPERANGEDQVGVATGMYYTPTGGDIMFIEVSAQQRTMQSASAAAAEGEAQHAGFGNLVLTGQLGDVMKESARAALTYARANAVRYGIDPRKAWGSEIHIHVPAGAIPKDGPSAGVALSTALVSVLSGTPVRADVSMTGEVTLTGRVLPIGGVKEKLLGAWRAGIRTILLPRENEADLEDLPREVLDQMEIHPVGTIDEALSVALRGASFSEGKLRFPELPLPPIAGSRGMEGEVRMHGGRER; this comes from the coding sequence ATGAGCGAGCGAACGACGCTTCCCGTTCTCCCCCTGCGGGAGACGGTGGTGTTCCCGGGAACCGCGGTGCCGATCTCGGCCGGGCGCCCCGGAACGCTGCAGGCCATCGAGGCCGCGCTGGCGGGCGACCGCCGGATGCTGGCCGTGGCCCAGAAGGAGAACCGTGACGAGGTCGAGGCCGACAACCTCTACCTGGTGGGCACGGTGGTGCGCATCGCGCAGGTGCAGCGCGGGGGCGGCGGCGTGCAGCTGCTGATCCACGGCGAGCACCGCGCCATGGCGCTCCAGTACCTGGAGGGGCCCGGCGGCCTTTCGGCCCACGTGCGCGAGATGAGCGACCTGGCCCCGGTGAACGCCGAGGACCCGGCCTTCATCGCCCTGTACCGCGAGCTGCGCGACCGCGCGGCCGAGCTGGGCAAGCGCCGCGGCATTCCGCCCGAGATGCTGCAGCAGTTCATGGACGGCATCCAGGAGCCCGGCCAGTTCGCCGACCTGGTGGCGTTCTACGTGGAGATGAACACCGAGGCCAAGCAGAAGCTGCTCGAAGTCCTCAGCGTGGAGGAGCGCCTGCGCTCGCTGCTGCTCATCGTGCAGCGCCAGCTGGCGCTGATCGAGGCGCAGGAGGAGATCCAGCAGCAGGTGCAGGAAGAGCTGGGCGAACGGCAGCGCGAGATGCTGCTGCGCGAGCAGATGAAGGCCATCCAGCGCGAGCTGGGCGAGGAGGACGAGGGGCGCGAGATCGAGGAGCTGCGCGAGAAGCTGGAGTCGCTGGACCTCTCCGAGACCGGGCACGAAGAGGCCATGCGCGAGCTGGCGCGGCTGGAGCGCACCAACCCGCAGAGCGCCGAGTACCAGGTCATCCGCACCTACCTGGAGTGGATCACCGACCTCCCGTGGAACCTGCGCACCGAGGACCAGCTGGACCTGAACCGTGGCGAGGAGATCCTCAACGAGGACCACTACGGGCTGGAGGACGTGAAGGACCGCGTGCTGGAGTTCCTGGCCGTGCGCCAGCTGGCCGCCCGCCGCGCCGAGGCCGAGGTGAAGGAGGAGGCCGCGGCCGAGGCCGGAACGCTGGCCGCCATCGACGAGGCCGCCCGCGAGCCCGGCGAGCCCATCCGCGAGGACCCGATCGCCGCCGCCTTCCGCGGCGAGCCCGTCGCCACCGCGCCTGCCGCGGCCGAGGTCGAGGTGCCGGCGGAGGAGCCCGAGGAGAGCGAGCTGGAGAAGCAGGTGCGCGAGGCCAAGGCGCGGGCCACCGCCAAGGGGCCCATCCTGCTCTTCGCCGGGCCCCCGGGGGTGGGAAAGACCTCCATCGCCAAGTCCATCGCCCGGGCGCTGGGGCGCAAGTACGTGCGCATCGCGCTGGGCGGCGTGCGCGACGAGGCCGACATCCGCGGCCACCGGCGCACCTACGTGGGCGCCATGCCGGGGCGCATCGTGCAGGCGCTGAAGCAGGCCAAGAGCCGCAACCCGGTGATCCTGCTGGACGAGGTCGACAAGCTGGGGGTGAGCTACCAGGGCGACCCCAGCAGCGCGCTGCTGGAGGTGCTGGACCCGGCGCAGAACCACGAGTTCACCGACCACTACCTGGGCGTGCCGTTCGACCTGAGCGAGGTGCTGTTCATCGCCACGGCCAACTACGCGCAGAACATCCCGGCGCCGCTGTACGACCGCATGGAGGCGGTGGAGTTCCGCGGCTACACCGAGATGGAGAAGAAGCAGATCGCGCTGCGCTACCTCATCCCCCGCCAGCTGCACGAGGCCGGGCTGGCCGAGGGCGAGCTGGAGGTGAGCGACGAGGCGCTGCAGGCGGTGATCAGCGAGTACACCCGCGAGGCCGGCGTGCGCCAGCTGGAGCGCGAGGTGGGCAAGCTGGCCCGCAAGGCCGCCCGGCGCATCGCCAGCGGCACGGTGGAGCAGGTGAAGGTGGACGGCGAGGTGGTGAAGGAGCTGCTGGGGCGCACCCGCGTGCACCCCGAGCGGGCGAACGGCGAGGACCAGGTGGGCGTGGCCACGGGGATGTACTACACCCCCACCGGCGGCGACATCATGTTCATCGAGGTGTCGGCGCAGCAGCGGACGATGCAGAGCGCATCGGCCGCGGCGGCCGAGGGCGAGGCGCAGCACGCCGGCTTCGGCAACCTGGTGCTGACCGGGCAGCTGGGCGACGTGATGAAGGAAAGCGCGCGCGCGGCGCTGACCTACGCCCGCGCCAACGCGGTGCGCTACGGGATCGACCCGCGCAAGGCGTGGGGCTCGGAGATCCACATCCACGTTCCCGCGGGCGCCATTCCCAAGGACGGGCCGAGCGCGGGCGTGGCGCTGAGCACGGCGCTGGTGTCCGTCCTCTCCGGCACCCCGGTGCGGGCCGACGTGTCGATGACCGGCGAGGTGACGCTGACCGGGCGGGTGCTGCCCATCGGCGGGGTGAAGGAGAAGCTGCTGGGCGCGTGGCGCGCCGGGATCCGCACCATCCTTCTCCCGCGGGAGAACGAGGCGGACCTGGAGGACCTGCCGCGCGAGGTGCTGGACCAGATGGAGATCCACCCGGTGGGCACCATCGACGAGGCGCTGTCGGTGGCGCTGCGCGGGGCCAGCTTCAGCGAGGGGAAGCTCCGCTTCCCCGAGCTGCCGCTCCCGCCCATCGCCGGGAGCCGCGGGATGGAGGGCGAGGTCCGGATGCACGGCGGGCGCGAGCGGTGA
- a CDS encoding VPS10 domain-containing protein: MRTLRPRIALVTLAAALAAGPAAAQRDSASASPRPGEVPQLPASPNPQPAADTTTFAALRWRNIGPDRGGRTQAVAGSRARPLEYWFGATGGGVWKTTDGGTTWKPMTDRALASSSVGAVAVCEANPDVVYVGMGETELRGNIMQGDGVWKTTDGGKTWTHVGLEQTQAIARIRIHPTDCDRAWVAALGHPYAPNPERGVYRTADGGRTWAKTLFRNDRSGAVDLVLTPGRPDTMFAALWEVSRTSWSLSSGGPGSGLFRSTDGGATWTEITRNAGLPAGTVGKIGVAVSGARPERVWAIVEAQDGGVFRSDDAGATWTRVNDERKLRQRAFYYTRIYADPRDTATVYVLNVGFQKSTDGGKTFRPVKVPHGDNHDLWVAPDDPRRMIEGNDGGANVSWNGGETWTEQDYPTAQLYHVVTTGHYPYHVCGAQQDNTTVCVPSNGTGREFYAVGGGESGYIAARPDQPDVFYAGSYGGLMTRFDRRTGERRAINIWPENPMGYSSGDIRERFQWTFPIVLAPRNPRVLYAGSQHLWRSADEGQSWTRISPDLTRHAPETLGPSGGPITLDQTGVETYATIFTIAPSPRDSMVIWTGSDDGRVQVTRDGGATWTDVTPPGLGDFARISLVEASPHAAGKAYVAANRYQMDDLAPYAYRTEDFGRTWTKITTGIANGDFLRAVREDPRRPGLLFAGTEHGVYVSWDDGAHWRTLRQGLPDVQVADLTVRDNDLVLATHGRSFYVMDDISPLRQAVSPDAPSTPRLFRPADAVRTGRGLVVYYALPRRAERVTLDFLDAQGRVIRSFSGTPADSARAARPPGGPREDDDDDEAPARPPEPKLAVKAGLNRFTWDLRYPGAEDFPGLILWSARLVGPRATPGAYRARLTVDGREVGTESFTVVTDPRVRVTPADQQAQFALAMRVRDRTTDANRGVLLVRGIRDQVNERLAHTQDAAVRAAADSLLGKLAAIEDSLYNPRLRSSQDPLNYPIRLNNKMAALLGVIESAESAPTRQTYTVFDDLSRRIDAQLAALNAVVASDLPRLNALLRARRLPEVRPEPQRPAPTPPPAPNRGEEEDEDEG; this comes from the coding sequence GTGCGCACGCTCCGCCCGCGCATCGCCCTCGTCACCCTTGCCGCCGCGCTCGCCGCCGGGCCCGCGGCCGCGCAGCGCGACTCCGCCAGCGCGTCGCCGCGGCCGGGCGAGGTGCCGCAGCTCCCCGCGTCACCGAATCCCCAGCCAGCGGCGGATACGACCACCTTCGCGGCGCTGCGCTGGCGCAACATCGGCCCGGACCGCGGCGGGCGGACGCAGGCCGTGGCCGGGAGCCGCGCGCGGCCGCTGGAGTACTGGTTCGGCGCCACCGGCGGCGGGGTGTGGAAGACCACCGACGGCGGCACCACGTGGAAGCCGATGACCGACCGCGCGCTCGCCAGCTCGTCGGTCGGCGCCGTCGCCGTCTGCGAGGCCAACCCCGACGTGGTCTACGTGGGGATGGGCGAGACGGAGCTGCGCGGCAACATCATGCAGGGCGATGGGGTGTGGAAGACGACGGACGGCGGGAAGACGTGGACGCACGTGGGGCTCGAGCAGACGCAGGCCATCGCCCGCATCCGCATCCACCCCACCGACTGCGACCGCGCCTGGGTGGCCGCGCTGGGGCATCCGTACGCGCCGAACCCCGAGCGCGGCGTCTACCGCACCGCGGACGGCGGGCGGACGTGGGCGAAGACGCTCTTCCGCAACGATCGGTCGGGCGCCGTGGACCTCGTCCTCACCCCCGGCCGGCCGGACACGATGTTCGCCGCGCTCTGGGAGGTGAGCCGCACCTCGTGGTCGCTCTCCAGCGGCGGCCCCGGGAGCGGCCTCTTCCGCTCGACCGACGGCGGGGCGACGTGGACGGAGATCACGCGCAATGCCGGCCTCCCCGCCGGCACCGTGGGCAAGATCGGCGTCGCGGTGAGCGGCGCGCGGCCGGAGCGCGTGTGGGCGATCGTGGAGGCGCAGGACGGCGGCGTCTTCCGCAGCGACGACGCGGGCGCCACGTGGACGCGGGTGAACGACGAGCGGAAGCTGCGCCAGCGCGCCTTTTACTACACCCGCATCTACGCCGACCCGCGCGACACGGCCACCGTGTACGTGCTGAACGTCGGCTTCCAGAAGTCCACCGACGGAGGGAAGACCTTCCGCCCGGTGAAGGTGCCGCACGGCGACAACCACGACCTGTGGGTCGCGCCCGACGACCCACGCCGGATGATCGAGGGGAACGACGGCGGCGCCAACGTGAGCTGGAACGGCGGCGAGACGTGGACCGAGCAGGACTATCCCACCGCGCAGCTCTACCACGTCGTCACCACGGGCCACTACCCGTATCACGTCTGCGGCGCGCAGCAGGACAACACCACCGTGTGCGTGCCCAGCAACGGCACCGGGCGCGAGTTCTACGCGGTGGGCGGCGGCGAGAGCGGCTACATCGCCGCGCGGCCGGACCAGCCGGACGTGTTCTACGCCGGGAGCTATGGCGGGCTGATGACGCGCTTCGACCGGCGCACGGGCGAGCGGCGGGCCATCAACATCTGGCCCGAGAACCCGATGGGGTACTCGTCGGGCGACATCCGCGAGCGCTTCCAGTGGACTTTTCCCATCGTCCTCGCGCCCCGGAACCCGCGCGTGCTCTACGCCGGCAGCCAGCACCTGTGGCGCTCGGCGGACGAGGGGCAGAGCTGGACCCGCATCTCCCCCGACCTGACCCGCCACGCGCCCGAGACGCTGGGCCCCAGCGGCGGCCCCATCACCCTGGACCAGACCGGGGTGGAGACGTACGCCACGATCTTCACCATCGCCCCGTCCCCCCGCGACTCGATGGTGATCTGGACGGGGAGTGATGACGGCAGGGTGCAGGTGACACGCGACGGCGGGGCCACGTGGACCGACGTGACGCCGCCGGGGCTGGGCGACTTCGCGCGCATCTCGCTGGTCGAGGCCAGCCCGCACGCCGCGGGAAAGGCGTACGTGGCCGCCAACCGCTACCAGATGGACGACCTGGCGCCGTACGCGTACCGGACCGAGGACTTCGGGCGCACGTGGACGAAGATCACGACGGGGATCGCGAATGGCGACTTCCTGCGTGCGGTGCGCGAGGACCCGCGGCGCCCGGGGCTGCTGTTCGCGGGGACGGAGCACGGCGTGTACGTGTCGTGGGACGACGGCGCGCACTGGCGCACGCTGCGGCAGGGGCTGCCGGACGTGCAGGTGGCCGACCTCACCGTGCGCGACAACGACCTGGTGCTGGCCACGCACGGGCGCTCGTTCTACGTGATGGACGACATCTCGCCGCTGCGGCAGGCCGTGTCGCCGGACGCGCCGTCGACGCCGCGCCTCTTCCGCCCGGCGGACGCGGTGCGCACCGGGCGCGGGCTGGTGGTCTACTACGCCCTTCCGCGCCGCGCCGAGCGGGTGACGCTGGACTTCCTGGACGCGCAGGGGCGGGTGATCCGCAGCTTCAGCGGCACCCCGGCCGACAGCGCGCGCGCCGCCCGCCCCCCCGGCGGCCCGCGCGAGGACGATGACGACGACGAGGCGCCCGCGCGGCCGCCGGAGCCCAAGCTGGCGGTGAAGGCGGGGCTGAACCGCTTCACCTGGGACCTGCGCTACCCGGGCGCCGAGGACTTCCCCGGGCTCATCCTCTGGTCGGCGCGGCTGGTCGGCCCGCGCGCCACGCCCGGCGCCTACCGCGCACGGCTGACGGTGGACGGGCGCGAGGTGGGGACGGAAAGCTTCACCGTGGTCACCGACCCGCGCGTCCGCGTGACCCCGGCCGACCAGCAGGCGCAGTTCGCGCTGGCGATGCGGGTGCGCGACCGGACCACGGACGCCAACCGCGGCGTGCTGCTGGTGCGCGGCATCCGCGACCAGGTGAACGAGCGGCTGGCGCACACGCAGGACGCCGCCGTCCGCGCCGCGGCGGACTCGCTGCTCGGCAAGCTCGCGGCGATCGAGGACTCGCTGTACAACCCGCGCCTGCGCAGCAGCCAGGACCCGCTGAACTACCCGATCCGGCTGAACAACAAGATGGCCGCGCTGCTGGGCGTGATCGAGAGCGCCGAGAGCGCGCCGACGCGGCAGACGTACACGGTGTTCGATGACCTGTCGCGCCGCATCGACGCGCAGCTGGCCGCGCTGAACGCCGTCGTCGCCAGCGACCTGCCGCGCCTGAACGCGCTCCTCCGCGCCCGGCGTCTCCCCGAAGTCCGCCCCGAGCCGCAGCGCCCGGCTCCCACGCCTCCACCGGCGCCCAATCGCGGCGAGGAGGAGGACGAGGACGAGGGGTAG
- a CDS encoding S41 family peptidase, with the protein MGTITSTLRAALPLALLLAPLPSAAQSGDCPAALRFVADRVSGDYAGFETKVTPETRPSLDSATAAAERDAAGAATEAACLGVVSRWLGWFRDGHLSISSTAPRDAGDTAAAAIRARFAGWERMDVTGDAVRTGTRDPLEGVWESADGRYRLAVLPHGSDGELAAVVLRADSVWWTPGQVKAVYRPAGEGAYETRFFLRDHSEQRFTSHLARGLLVGPVNAFTLRQVSPAPADALAPAEYAATLNTAFAARQVEPGTVLLQIPNFDNSRSATIDSLFAASAPLLRNARTLIVDLRGNGGGSDYNYRHLLPLLYTRPIVTVGAQARATPGNVAAYEALLTDSGVPDGVKGSIRNSIAEMRRYLGGWTPRRESTTRFRRPLPHPERVAVIVDGGCASTCEQFVLAARQSAKTTLFGARTAGVLDFANVISVPVPGTRLVLHQPTSRSGRLPADPVDPLGIAPAVPIPPGELFPVDWVRRWLAAHPSPGR; encoded by the coding sequence ATGGGGACGATCACCTCCACGTTGCGCGCGGCCCTCCCGCTGGCCCTGCTGCTGGCGCCGCTCCCCTCCGCCGCGCAGTCGGGGGACTGTCCCGCGGCGCTGCGATTCGTGGCCGATCGCGTGAGCGGGGATTACGCGGGTTTCGAGACCAAGGTCACGCCGGAGACGCGCCCCTCGCTCGACTCCGCCACCGCCGCCGCCGAGCGCGATGCCGCGGGGGCCGCCACGGAGGCGGCGTGCCTGGGCGTGGTGAGCCGCTGGCTCGGCTGGTTCCGCGACGGGCATCTCTCCATCTCCTCCACCGCTCCCCGCGACGCGGGCGACACCGCGGCGGCAGCCATCCGCGCGCGCTTCGCCGGGTGGGAGCGCATGGATGTCACCGGAGACGCGGTCCGCACCGGGACGCGGGACCCGCTGGAAGGCGTGTGGGAGTCGGCGGACGGGCGCTACCGGCTGGCCGTCCTCCCGCACGGAAGCGACGGCGAGTTGGCTGCGGTGGTGCTGCGCGCGGACAGCGTCTGGTGGACGCCGGGCCAGGTGAAGGCCGTCTACCGCCCCGCCGGCGAGGGAGCGTACGAGACCCGCTTCTTCCTCCGCGACCACTCCGAGCAGCGCTTCACCTCGCACCTCGCGCGCGGGCTGCTGGTGGGCCCGGTGAACGCCTTCACCCTGCGCCAGGTCTCCCCCGCGCCCGCGGACGCGCTCGCGCCGGCCGAGTACGCAGCCACGCTGAACACCGCCTTCGCCGCGCGCCAGGTGGAGCCGGGAACGGTGCTGCTGCAGATCCCCAATTTCGACAACTCGCGCTCGGCTACCATCGACAGCCTGTTCGCCGCCTCCGCGCCGCTTCTGCGGAACGCGCGGACGCTGATCGTGGACCTCCGCGGCAACGGCGGCGGCTCGGACTACAACTATCGCCATCTCCTCCCCCTGCTCTACACGCGCCCCATCGTCACCGTCGGCGCGCAGGCGCGGGCGACGCCGGGGAACGTGGCGGCATACGAGGCGCTGCTGACCGACAGCGGCGTGCCCGACGGGGTGAAGGGGTCCATCCGCAACAGCATCGCGGAGATGCGGCGCTACCTGGGCGGATGGACGCCCCGGCGCGAGAGCACCACGCGGTTCCGCCGGCCGCTCCCCCATCCCGAACGCGTCGCGGTGATCGTGGACGGCGGATGCGCCAGCACCTGCGAGCAGTTCGTCCTGGCCGCGCGGCAGAGCGCGAAGACCACGCTCTTCGGCGCGCGGACGGCGGGGGTGCTGGACTTCGCCAACGTCATCTCCGTCCCCGTCCCCGGCACGCGGCTGGTGCTGCACCAGCCCACCTCGCGCTCCGGCCGCCTTCCCGCCGACCCGGTAGACCCGCTGGGGATCGCCCCCGCCGTCCCCATTCCCCCCGGCGAGCTCTTCCCGGTGGACTGGGTGCGGCGCTGGCTGGCGGCGCATCCGTCGCCGGGGCGATGA